In Ignavibacteria bacterium, the sequence AATAAAAATAATAATAAAAGCTGCAAAAAATTTTTTACTTAATAAAATGCTTTTCATAGTCTTTACCCCTTTCGAAAAGATAAATAAATTAGAAATATTTATCCTCTGATATCCATTACAAAATTAAATAATTTTTAAAGGCTTTACTATGATTTGGCTTAGGTAAAATACTGAAAATATAAGATATTAGTCGCTGATAATTTGCTAACAGCAACAATATATCTTCTTATAAAATTTCTAGCCATAACAGGGTATAAAATATCTGCTATTGTAAATAAAAACCCCCGCTTCATCAGCGGGGGTTTTTCAAGTCATCCGGGATCTTTATCTCAATTAACTATTTTTCAACAAACCAGATGCTCAAAGTAAGAGACCTGTATTTGCAAGGATTATTTAAGTAATACCATTTTCTTAATTGCAGTATTATTACCTGCAACTATTCTGTAGAAATATACACCGCTTGCAACTTTTGAGTTCATATCATTTGTTGCATCCCAGTCAACTTCATATGTACCTGCGGTGAATTTATCTTTGGTAACAACTTTTACAACACGGCCAAGTATATCAAATATAGCAATAGTTACATCTGATTCTTTTGGCAGCGAGAATTTGAACTTTGTTGTGGGGTTAAACGGGTTCGGATAATTCTGCGTGAGTTCAAATCTCTGCGGAACTTCATTTGAAAGATTTACTATACCTACTATTGCATTTCTTGATGCAACCAAAGCATCGATACAGTATTTAGCATTATGCATACCATATTCACTTCCGTCTCTGATAGAGAGGTAATTGAGGTATGCTTTTTTCATATTAAGATGATTTGGATTAAGTGTATCAGCTGCTATTAACTGCCATGCTACTGAATCAACACCGTACGGTGGTAATGCCATAGCCAGTTTTGTTAAACTGCCGGCTACTTCACCACGCCATGGCTCTATATTTCCGTCACCGTCATAATCTGCGTCAGATATAAAGTCATCAAATTTGGTTTTTCCAAAGTGACAGCTCTGGCAGGCTTTCATATGATCATAGTTAGTAGCTTCGTTATGCAGGAATAATGCATGTCCGCCGACTTTATCTCTGTTAGCTGAAGCTGTATCTGTTGGAGCCATATGGCAGGTAACGCAGGCATTCTGTAAAAATGTGAAATGCTGAGTTGACCTGTATGGTGCGCCGCCAAATGTAGCTAAGTTCTGTCCTAAGTAGATATCAGCCTGTGAATTATGATGCGGTCCCCAGTTACCGCTGGTAATTCTAGTGTTAGCATATGTCATTGTATTTCTTCTGGATTTATGGCAATCCATACAAGTTGCGCCGTTTCCAACATTCGTATAATGATAACCGTTTGCAAGTGTATCACTGCCTGCAGGTCTTGATCTTAAGTATGCATTATTACTGTTACCGTGCGGGTCATGGCAGGTTGCGCATGATACCATTTCATGGCTTGCAACGGTTTTACCGTTGGTATTTGTTCCGATACCTTTGGTAAAGTTTACATAACCCTGTCCATCATGACATCTGATACAGTTATCGAGATTATTCGTTCCGTTATTATTCTGGGCGAATGAATTGCTCCATATAACACTTGAGTGTTTTGCATTTTTCCACTGTGTGAATATCGGTGCTTGTGGCGGTGAATCATGGCACTGTCCGCAAACACCTGCGTTAACAGACTTCATGATCTTATTTGTATCTCCGCCGCCGAATACGTGTTCACTTCCGGGTCCGTGGCAGCTTTCGCATCCAACACCTGCAAAAGGCGCGAGAGTGGGGAAGCGGTTTTTAATTGTAT encodes:
- a CDS encoding T9SS type A sorting domain-containing protein produces the protein MKRTGTFLLFMVLCAGLVIGAPRVKIVTEYVTPQMLATNSAYTQDSTVASGLRSVAKGTYVYLRAWNFGDTAAIQSATWTMLVKPSGSAASLAGLTGLPTWQKFKADLTGTYQVQVSVVTSTGSKDTTVTLYAATYVGTGGFDNIPAAFPNCMSCHNGQPTFTDIFNRWKVTGHATSFKTGISTLNSGFGPSCFKCHTMGYDHNIVASNNGFDDKAVDLGWNWSSYAPPKPGNWDTIKNRFPTLAPFAGVGCESCHGPGSEHVFGGGDTNKIMKSVNAGVCGQCHDSPPQAPIFTQWKNAKHSSVIWSNSFAQNNNGTNNLDNCIRCHDGQGYVNFTKGIGTNTNGKTVASHEMVSCATCHDPHGNSNNAYLRSRPAGSDTLANGYHYTNVGNGATCMDCHKSRRNTMTYANTRITSGNWGPHHNSQADIYLGQNLATFGGAPYRSTQHFTFLQNACVTCHMAPTDTASANRDKVGGHALFLHNEATNYDHMKACQSCHFGKTKFDDFISDADYDGDGNIEPWRGEVAGSLTKLAMALPPYGVDSVAWQLIAADTLNPNHLNMKKAYLNYLSIRDGSEYGMHNAKYCIDALVASRNAIVGIVNLSNEVPQRFELTQNYPNPFNPTTKFKFSLPKESDVTIAIFDILGRVVKVVTKDKFTAGTYEVDWDATNDMNSKVASGVYFYRIVAGNNTAIKKMVLLK